Genomic DNA from Danio rerio strain Tuebingen ecotype United States chromosome 5, GRCz12tu, whole genome shotgun sequence:
TTTGCGACGCGCCGTTTATTTATGCCATTAGTAGTTTTGTCGATGTTTACACCGTGATCTAAATTAGAGTCtcgtcatttaaaataaataatttgcacaattaaaatgcacaaaagaaaatattgacCGTAAATGAGTAAATACTGCGCTGATAAATGCACACAATTCCTTCAACACAAATGGATAAATTCAacacttttaatacatttatgtggattaaacataaattaaGTTTCCCCAATGAAATCacaataattgtgttgattcagcaaGTAGCAGAAATCGCTTCTTTAGTGTGGTGAATATCTATCTCCgtgtgtaatataaatatatataggttACAGTATATTTACACTCATTTTTTgcgtgttcaaactacttaatttaaatgagctggaacaacacaattcttgtgatTTCACTGAGgcaaattaattgttttgtttaatccacATCAATTTGTTAAAAGTGAACTTAgtcgatttatgttgggacacatgaatgaattgtgcggATCCAGCATTATTCCAGTGTTTACATATAAAAGCCTTTTCAGTGTGATTGTGTTCATATAATATCACCACCAAACATGTTTAGTCCACGCGCCTGTCGCTGTCCGCGCTCCTGCACATATTCACCCATATCTGAgctgcaaaacaaaataaaagcagcAGATTTTAGAGGAAAATTAGAGTTTTGTGTTGTAAAAATCAAAGAACACCGTTTCCTGTCAACCTTAGTGTTTTATACGGAGCTTAACGAATAAACAAACTATAACTCTAAATTCATATAATGTCactgtatttataaatatagctcatactgtgagtgtgtgtgtgtgtgtgtgtgtgtgtgtgtgtgtgtgtgcgtgtgtgtgtgtgcgggctgTAATATCCTGCCGCGCTGACTCCGGCCCCTCAGTTTGACACACTCCGCTAACAGCGTTAATGGCGCCGTTTGATGTGGAAATGAAACTGCAGAAAAGCAAAAGGCGAAGGAGAAGCTGAAAGGGTTAAATTAGAGACAGTCAGTGGAGCAGCGCGGACACAAAGAGCCACAACCGGGGGAAAAGACCTTCAGGATCTCTGAGAACAaccgcgcgcgcacacacacacacacacacacacacacacacacacacacacacacacacacacacacacacacacacacacacacacacacacacacacacacacacacacacacacacacacacacacacagctgaagaaaGCTTTCCTTCTGTGTCGTTTTTACATGCAGGTTAATTTGTAGATTTCTGTAGGACTGGAGAGCTCATCCTCCTCAGGGCAGGTCTCAGGCTTCACAGTTGATTATTAATTAATACACAAGCTTCAGGACTGACCTGCTCTCAGACTGGCCTGATCAACACCAGCGCTGCACGATGCTGGACTAATCTAACTCTGCTATTCTGCGCTTTGATTACTCTAGATTTGAATATTAATAGATTTGAATAATTACTCAAGTGTTTATAGTTCTAGATTAATTAGCAGCAGGATTCTGTAGAGCAGCATCACCTATAGTAAACAGCTGCAGGAGGAGCGCAGATCAACACAATATAAACACACATCAGATGAGCGGTGTCTGACGGTGTTCAGAGTCAACTCAACAAGCCTAACTCAAATAATTCAGTAAATTCAGCATTATTAAAGGCACAAATGCTCAAATGGCTTACTCCAGAGTGCTTTTAATCCGcatacagtcacacacacacacacacacacacacacacacacacacacacacacacacacacacacacacacacacacacataaatgaatGCAGATTTTCGTCAGGTGTGATTGGGCTTTACCTGCAGGTCTGCGGCTCTGTGAAGTCGGCTCTCGTGttcacatgtgtttgtgtttgtgtgtgtgttcgcccCCAGGTCATGGGGGTCTTAATCAACTAGGAGGCATGTTTGTGAACGGGCGGCCGCTTCCGGAGGTGATCCGGCAGAGGATTGTGGATATGGCACACCAGGGGGTTCGACCCTGCGACATCTCCAGACAACTGAGGGTCAGCCACGGCTGCGTCAGCAAGATCCTGggcaggtgaacacacacacacacacacacacacacacacacacacacacacacacacacacacacacacacacacagagctgtaaTGATGTCTGAACTGTACAGAGCGTATACTCTCTCGTCTCCCTCTGACCCTCTCAGAAACACTCTGCACCTGCTTCACTCTGAGGGTGACTCATGGGGACGCTGACTCCCCCAGTGACTGTACCGCTGtccctgtgtgttctcattcaggTACTATGAGACGGGCAGCATCAAACCCGGCGTCATCGGCGGCTCCAAGCCCAAAGTGGCCACTCCAAAAGTGGTGGAGAAGATCGCGGAGTACAAGCGGCAGAACCCCACCATGTTCGCCTGGGAGATCCGAGACCGGCTGCTGGCCGAGGGGGTGTGTGACGGAGACACGGTCCCCAGCGTCAGCTCCATCaaccggtacacacacacacgcacgcacgcactcactcactcactcactcactcactcactcactcactcactcactcactcactcactcactcactcactcactcactcactcactcactcactcactcactcactcacacagacAGGGATACAGACTTActcacacacatatgtacacaaacacacacacacacacacacactaacccaTGTCTCCCGTTGTCCCTCAGGATCATCCGCACTAAAGTGCAGCAGCCATTTAACCTCCCGCTGGACACTAAAGGCCTGAGCCCAGGACACACACTGAGTAAGTGCTGTGAACATGTGAGTTTACTGCGGTAATGATCAGTCTTATACTGTGCTGTGAACATGTGAGTTTAGCGCGGTACTGATCAGTCTTATACTGTGCTGTGAATATGTGAGTTTAGCGCGGTAATGATCAGTCTTATACTGTGTCTTCAGTCCCCAGCTCCGCCGTCACTCCTCCTGAATCTCCGCAGTCGGACTCTCTGGGCTCCACTTACTCCATCAATGGGCTGCTGGGAATCACACAGACCACAGCGGATGGGAAGAGAGGACACGATGACAGTGAGTGCAGAAAACACCACAACTAGAGTAACACTACATTAAAACTacagtaataaaatacaatgaaggGAATTTTTACAAACTATTAGATGAAACCAAACTCAGTATAAGTAGCCTAGCTGAAATTACTCCTTTATCATGTTTTCCCAAGAAACCCCCATCCACCCCGTCTCCCCCTTCCCTCCTTTACCAGGGgcagctctcgagaaccacctgatctcgtactcccatTACATGCTCTACCGACCAGGCGGGAGCCCAGGGCTTAATTATccccgagctcagggttctctcccaggacagcacgccaaacctgctaatagcatcaagcaatatctaagtgtgaactcttaaaacttAACATGTTAGTTCAGCAGTTGCAGATATTCCACTGTTGTGTCCCCTGATAAATTAAAGTATAATTAATAACTGAATTTACATGTTTGGTCAACTAACAGTTCAGATCTGCAGCTGAGAGTAAACAGAGCTGCTCAGTGCCtgagtgtgtgttgtgcaggCAGTAATGGAGTGTGTGTTGTGCAGGCAGTAATCAAGTGTGTGTTGTGCAGGCAGTAAAGGAGTGTGTGTTGTGCAGGCAGTAAAGGAGTGTGTGTTGTGCAGGCAGTAATCAAGTGTGTGTTGTGCAGGCAGTAATGGAGTGTGTGTTGTGCAGGCAGTAATGgagtgtgtgttgtgcaggtgACCAGGAGAGCTGCCGGCACAGTGTGGACTCTCAGGGCAGTGGCGGCGGAGCCCGGAAACAGCTGAGAACCGAACACTTTCCCTCCGCGGCGCTGGACTGCGGGTTCGAGAGACACTACAGCAGCGACAGCTTCAGCCAGAGCAAAGCAGAGCAGGTGCAGAACACCGCATGCACATAACCAGAACCATATCTATAACCACAACCCTGACCCCTATCTGACCCTGACCCAGCAGCAGCTGTACCCGCTCGCGCTCATGAACCCTGGTCTGGACGAGGGAAAAGGAGCTTCATCCATCAGCAGAAACCTGGCGGCACATCAGGGCTACGCTGTGGTCACAGGTAAGAACTGCAGTCCTCATGACACTGACATTACTCATCCTTCATTCTACAAGAGGAGCAGCTCAGTGTGCagaagtgtacacacacacacacacacacacacacacacacacacacacacacacacacacacacacacacacacactcaagctcctcctcctcatctgCATATGTGTTAATAGTGTCTCTGCTTACTGTCACTCATTCTGTTGTACATCCATTAACATCCACACATGCATCTCTCCACCTGTCTGTCATCCCATTGCTCCGCCTCAGAAGCTCTACAGCCCCTCCCACTCTGTCTGAAACAGGAAGTTTCACCTGAGGGGAACAGCTTAAGCCCCTCCCCCAACATCATCTCCGGTTCAGCCTTCCTGGACCTGTCCACCATTTCGTCTCCGTCATCTGCGCCCGTTGCTAGCAGCTGCGGCTCCGCTCATTTATCTCACGGCTTCAGCTCATTTTCCCATCATGCCCCAGTTCATGGCCAGTTCAGCAGCCCGTCCCTCATGGCAGGTACAGCTTCAGCCGCGGCTCACGATCTCACAGGTGTGCGGTGGACAGatgacgagtgtgtgtgtgtgtgtgtgtttcagggcgTGAGGTGGCGAGTTCCATGCTACCCGGGTATCCTCCGCACATCCCCACGGCGCAGACCGGCTTCTCCTCGTCCACCATCGCCGGCATGGTATCAGGTGAGCTGCCGCCGGACACACCTGCAGAAACACTGACGCCGCTGTAGGGCTCATGATGCGCACTAGCCTGTAGTAGATGAGGATGAGAATGCCTCCACCTGTTGAAGGGGAATCCGCTTATCCTGTGCCACACCTGAACAAGGTTCAGCAGGAGAGCTTAAAGTTCCCCGAGCAGCGGTGTGAAAACAACCCATCAGCTGTACTGACTACTGACTGCGCAGAAACACCGGGCTGTAGGGGACGAGGGAACGGCCAGGGCTGTGTTTGGGTAAACTGTAGAGTATTGTAGAGTATCCTCCGTCACTGGCTCAGGACAGCAGTGTCTCCGAGCCTCACGCTTACACACTCTCGCTTTCACACACTCCCGTAAACTCTctgccactgtgtgtgtgtgtgccgggAGACGTCTTTATCTCCTGTGAAGGTGTTTGGAGTTGGTCAGCGGCTGATGTTCTGATCGGGAGTGTGTTCCTTATGGAGTTGAACCTTGTTTGGCAACACATCAGGTAAATCAGGTAAATCAGAAGTAAATGGACAGTGAGAGGCGGGATGGAGGAGAACCCTAAACTCTCTTTAGAAAGACCACAGATACTCAGGCAAGAGGAGCAGTGCAGATCCCGCTCCTGTACTCAGACTACAGTGTCCCTCGCTATAGACTTCAGATTAGCACAGGATAGCACACCTGAAGAGCTGTAAACACTCTGATCTGTGAATGTCCTGAGCATTGGGCCTGAAGCGGTGGTGAATTGAGCATGTTGCAGGTATTGGAGGTGTTTATAACTGATGTGGTGTTGGTGTTGAGCTCTGTGTGTTCTGCTGTGTGTTATTATACATGTGGTGTGTGAAGTCCACGGCAAATGTCCTCAGGGAGAAATCAAATAATCCTGAAGTGGCAGATAAACCTCCACCGTACTATCGAGAGCAGACCCTCCTAGTGTTGAGCTGAGGGTGAACCATGATGATGAGAAGAGCTGTTGAAGACACACACAGCAGGCTGAGCGAGGTCGGGTCAGAGTAATGCAGCTGCTGCCGTAAGCCTCCGCGGCCGTTTGCCCGGCTTGTCTTGTGTTAGTGTAGTTCTGTAGCATGAAGGGTTTGGTTTCCTCACGGTCAGCTGTGTTGGAGAGCTTCACCTGCGCATCTCCATCATCTCCACATTAAGGTCTCGCTCTGCTCCGTCTGCTAGATGATGCTGCTGGTTAATGATGTTCTGGGAAACTCAGCGAGCGAGTCCTCCACCGCTCCTACTCCGCTTCTGGAGTGTAGAAATCTCTGCCGTAGTTCAGCTCAGACTTCAGACAGCCGCTGCTCTCATGATGAATGGCTGCTGATGTTCTGACTGCAGCAAACATCTGCTGAAGGAGCCCAGCGTGGAGCGTGGGGTGTGCTTCACTCAGACGGGCGGCCGGTTCCTGCTCCTGCAGCTCATCAAGGCAGTTTCTGTGGAGCCGGAACAGCGCACGAGGAGTGTGAGAGCGGGTTAGAGATTAACAGAGTCGGCGGGTTAATCAGTGTGTGTGCGCTGAGTCTGAACGCCCGCGGCCCTCGGCGGCTCAGGGGCCCGCGCAGGGTCCGACAGACCCAGATGGAGACGGCCATGAGTGAATGCACATCTATATGGAGAGCGCAGAGGAGCGTTTCCATTACGGCACAGACGCAGAGCTGGATGGAGCTTTCTGTTGCAGATGAAGTCTGTCCTGCCAAGCGCGAAATGAGAGGctctgatttattatttttctggTGGGCTCGCTGAGAGGAAGCGTTCCTACACAATTACTCACTGAAGGGGGATTCAATCCGCTCCCGTAATTACCAATTAGATGCTGGAATGTTAAGAGGAGAGCGGGAGACTGCAGGAGGAGAGAGGGATAGAGGCAGACGGGACGCTCCACTGAGTCCACCAGCCGCCATTACTGCTGTACTGGAGCCCGTACGGCAGAACtgcagccgtgtgtgtgtgtgtgtgtaatgtgtgtgtttgtgtgcgcagcTCCAGAGTACACAGGGCAGAGCTACAGCCACCCGGCCTACAGCAGCTACAGCGAGGCCTGGAGATTCACCAACTCCAGCATACTGGGTGagtcctgagtgtgtgtgtgtgtgtgtgtgtgtgtgtccatgtatgtgtatgtgtgtgtttgatcaactttttatacagacacacacacacacacacacacaccctgctgTGTCCTTCAGCTGTTGTGTAAAGTTTCCGTCATGTGCGCAGTGACGCAGGTCCACCGCCGTGTCTTCAGGCTGAGCAGGTTTGTGTGGAAACAAATAATCCAGCGGTCATAAGCGgtcaggcgtgtgtgtgtgtgtgtgtgtgtgtgtgcacatgtgtgcgTATGTAGTAATGGCATGTGTGTACTGATAGTGTGtactgatggtgtgtgtgtgtgtgtgtcacccccTGCAGGTTCCCCGTATTACTACAGTTCTGCCACTCGACCGCCGCCGCCCGCCGCTGCCTATGATCATCTCTAACCCTCCACCAGacggagaaacacacacacacacacacacacacacacacacacacacacacacacacacacacacacacacacacacacacaatcactgcAACACTATTGATGTTGAGCTGAGGCCGGGTTGGAGCACATGTTCACATTGGAGCGTTCCTCCGCTGTTGTTTCTGTGCAGCCAAAGACTCTCCTGTACCTGTTCACACGCTTCAGCAGAGCTCACCTGCCTGAGCCCATCACACACCTGGACGTCTGATAGGGGTCTTGTGCTCTGGAGATGGTCTGCTGTGTTCAGAGCTCTGATGTAAACACTAACACCATCAACATgcctgcggtgtgtgtgtgtgtatgtgtgtgtgtgtgtgtgctgtcaggGGACAgaaacaccatcatcatcatcgatGGTGAAGAGCAGGAGACGTACGCTGAGCTTCTGTTCTTGATGGAATAAGAGACGTTCAGGAGGTCTGCCTGTATCTGACGGCTGGATCAGACTGATGTTGATCAGACACTGTCGATGTTCTGGGCGATGTGTAAATACTGTAGAGAAGGCATTCCCGCATCAGAGCGAGTCTCCTTCATCTCCTGCACGAGTGTCAGAGCGGCATCATGCGGAGACTGATCAAATGTTCAGATCCTCCATCATCTTCAGTTTTGGCTTCGTGTTTTACTTCCCTGTTAGTTCTGTTATTCTGATGTAAATGAAGAATTTCTACAGAttattttgaattaaataaagcATGAGAAAGTCCAGCGTGTGTGTCCTGGTGTCTGCTGTAGTGACCAGGGCTGGGGTGATGGAGCTCTCCTGTGGTCAGTCTGTGGTGATGATGGCGTCTCTTCTGCCGTTTCTCTGCTGATACCCTCACCTCCAGCCTTTATTTCCCGCCAGTCAGCGGTTTACCGAAACACACGGACGGGACGGAAGCAATGATCCTGAAAACATGCGCATCTGTTTAATTTCCTCTTTTATTTTCTGCATCACCTACTTTTATTTGCAGTCATTCCTCGCCTCTCTGTGGCCTCATTATAATGGCTCTTTAACGAGGGCACGGTTCGCCGGTGCCGCGGCCCACCTGGATCCCGTGAT
This window encodes:
- the pax8 gene encoding paired box protein Pax-8 isoform X3, with the protein product MSNSTGRGHGGLNQLGGMFVNGRPLPEVIRQRIVDMAHQGVRPCDISRQLRVSHGCVSKILGRYYETGSIKPGVIGGSKPKVATPKVVEKIAEYKRQNPTMFAWEIRDRLLAEGVCDGDTVPSVSSINRIIRTKVQQPFNLPLDTKGLSPGHTLIPSSAVTPPESPQSDSLGSTYSINGLLGITQTTADGKRGHDDSDQESCRHSVDSQGSGGGARKQLRTEHFPSAALDCGFERHYSSDSFSQSKAEQQLYPLALMNPGLDEGKGASSISRNLAAHQGYAVVTGREVASSMLPGYPPHIPTAQTGFSSSTIAGMVSAPEYTGQSYSHPAYSSYSEAWRFTNSSILGSPYYYSSATRPPPPAAAYDHL
- the pax8 gene encoding paired box protein Pax-8 isoform X5, yielding MSNSTGRGHGGLNQLGGMFVNGRPLPEVIRQRIVDMAHQGVRPCDISRQLRVSHGCVSKILGRYYETGSIKPGVIGGSKPKVATPKVVEKIAEYKRQNPTMFAWEIRDRLLAEGVCDGDTVPSVSSINRIIRTKVQQPFNLPLDTKGLSPGHTLIPSSAVTPPESPQSDSLGSTYSINGLLGITQTTADGKRGHDDSDQESCRHSVDSQGSGGGARKQLRTEHFPSAALDCGFERHYSSDSFSQSKAEQQLYPLALMNPGLDEGKGASSISRNLAAHQGYAVVTGSFT
- the pax8 gene encoding paired box protein Pax-8 isoform X1, coding for MSNSTGRGHGGLNQLGGMFVNGRPLPEVIRQRIVDMAHQGVRPCDISRQLRVSHGCVSKILGRYYETGSIKPGVIGGSKPKVATPKVVEKIAEYKRQNPTMFAWEIRDRLLAEGVCDGDTVPSVSSINRIIRTKVQQPFNLPLDTKGLSPGHTLIPSSAVTPPESPQSDSLGSTYSINGLLGITQTTADGKRGHDDSDQESCRHSVDSQGSGGGARKQLRTEHFPSAALDCGFERHYSSDSFSQSKAEQQLYPLALMNPGLDEGKGASSISRNLAAHQGYAVVTEALQPLPLCLKQEVSPEGNSLSPSPNIISGSAFLDLSTISSPSSAPVASSCGSAHLSHGFSSFSHHAPVHGQFSSPSLMAGREVASSMLPGYPPHIPTAQTGFSSSTIAGMVSAPEYTGQSYSHPAYSSYSEAWRFTNSSILGSPYYYSSATRPPPPAAAYDHL
- the pax8 gene encoding paired box protein Pax-8 isoform X2, which codes for MFVNGRPLPEVIRQRIVDMAHQGVRPCDISRQLRVSHGCVSKILGRYYETGSIKPGVIGGSKPKVATPKVVEKIAEYKRQNPTMFAWEIRDRLLAEGVCDGDTVPSVSSINRIIRTKVQQPFNLPLDTKGLSPGHTLIPSSAVTPPESPQSDSLGSTYSINGLLGITQTTADGKRGHDDSDQESCRHSVDSQGSGGGARKQLRTEHFPSAALDCGFERHYSSDSFSQSKAEQQLYPLALMNPGLDEGKGASSISRNLAAHQGYAVVTEALQPLPLCLKQEVSPEGNSLSPSPNIISGSAFLDLSTISSPSSAPVASSCGSAHLSHGFSSFSHHAPVHGQFSSPSLMAGREVASSMLPGYPPHIPTAQTGFSSSTIAGMVSAPEYTGQSYSHPAYSSYSEAWRFTNSSILGSPYYYSSATRPPPPAAAYDHL
- the pax8 gene encoding paired box protein Pax-8 isoform X4, whose amino-acid sequence is MFVNGRPLPEVIRQRIVDMAHQGVRPCDISRQLRVSHGCVSKILGRYYETGSIKPGVIGGSKPKVATPKVVEKIAEYKRQNPTMFAWEIRDRLLAEGVCDGDTVPSVSSINRIIRTKVQQPFNLPLDTKGLSPGHTLIPSSAVTPPESPQSDSLGSTYSINGLLGITQTTADGKRGHDDSDQESCRHSVDSQGSGGGARKQLRTEHFPSAALDCGFERHYSSDSFSQSKAEQQLYPLALMNPGLDEGKGASSISRNLAAHQGYAVVTGREVASSMLPGYPPHIPTAQTGFSSSTIAGMVSAPEYTGQSYSHPAYSSYSEAWRFTNSSILGSPYYYSSATRPPPPAAAYDHL